One region of Mangifera indica cultivar Alphonso chromosome 3, CATAS_Mindica_2.1, whole genome shotgun sequence genomic DNA includes:
- the LOC123210726 gene encoding protein RDM1-like gives MKRAIPWTEHVDVISSDESSSSDTDDGYGCQQSSIDTTVIENLTSEAALFKKAELYQEYMKQIPIPTHRGSIIPFTSWVGLGNSIKHLYQQPLHYLTNILLKQWDKSRYDSEDEFKPLDTVIHPSKAEATIWLIEEVHRCTSSHHHLAKLWLSDPMHNTFLDSIFPNS, from the exons ATGAAGCGGGCAATCCCATGGACTGAGCATGTTGATGTTATATCATCCgatgaatcatcttcatcaGATACAGATGATGGATATGGTTGTCAGCAGTCAAGCATCGATACTACTGTTATAGAGAATTTGACATCTGAAG CTGCACTGTTCAAAAAGGCGGAATTGTATCAGGAATACATGAAACAGATTCCGATCCCTACACACCGTGGTTCTATTATACCATTTACCTCATGGGTGGGACTAGGCAATTCGATTAAGCACTTATATCAGCAACCCTTGCATTACCTCACTAATATACTCTTAAAGCAGTGGGACAAATCAAGGTATGACTCTGAAGATGAATTTAAGCCCCTGGATACAGTCATTCATCCTTCTAAAGCTGAAGCCACCATTTGGCTCATCGAAGAAGTCCATCGCTGCACCTCTTCTCATCATCATCTAGCTAAACTCTGGCTTTCTGATCCAATGCACAACACCTTCCTTGATTCCATATTCCCAAATTCATGA